A single window of Streptomyces xanthii DNA harbors:
- a CDS encoding MaoC family dehydratase, which produces MAEPRVFKSVDELKGAVGEQLGYSDWAEITQERINQFADATGDHQWIHVDPERAKDGPFGTTIAHGYLTLSLLPLFGPQLITVEGMTMGVNYGTNKVRFPAPVPVGSRLRASATITNVEDVAGGVQVSVAFTVEREGGDKPVCVAESVSRYYL; this is translated from the coding sequence ATGGCGGAGCCGCGGGTTTTCAAGAGTGTCGACGAGCTGAAGGGCGCCGTGGGCGAGCAGCTCGGGTACAGCGACTGGGCCGAGATCACGCAGGAGCGGATCAATCAGTTCGCCGACGCCACGGGTGATCACCAGTGGATCCACGTCGACCCGGAGCGGGCGAAGGACGGCCCGTTCGGCACGACCATCGCCCACGGGTATCTGACCCTGTCGCTGCTGCCGCTGTTCGGCCCGCAGCTGATCACGGTCGAGGGCATGACGATGGGCGTCAACTACGGGACGAACAAGGTGCGCTTCCCCGCCCCGGTCCCCGTCGGCTCGCGGCTGCGCGCGAGCGCGACGATCACGAACGTGGAGGACGTGGCGGGCGGCGTCCAGGTGTCGGTGGCCTTCACCGTGGAGCGCGAGGGCGGCGACAAGCCGGTCTGCGTCGCCGAGTCGGTGTCCCGCTACTACCTCTGA
- the soxR gene encoding redox-sensitive transcriptional activator SoxR, producing the protein MPQIPEKIHELTVGQLSARSGAAVSALHFYESKGLINSRRTSGNQRRYCRDTLRRVAFIRAAQRVGIPLATIRDALAELPEERTPTKEDWARLSEAWRAELDERLKQLNRLRDHLTDCIGCGCLSLDTCVLSNPDDVFGDRLTGSRLLGERRAS; encoded by the coding sequence GTGCCTCAGATTCCGGAGAAGATCCACGAGCTCACCGTCGGCCAGCTCTCGGCCCGCAGCGGCGCCGCCGTGTCCGCCCTGCACTTCTACGAGTCCAAGGGCCTGATCAACAGCCGCCGCACCTCCGGCAACCAGCGCCGCTACTGCCGTGACACCCTGCGCCGCGTCGCCTTCATCCGCGCCGCCCAGCGCGTCGGCATCCCGCTCGCCACGATCCGCGACGCGCTCGCCGAGCTCCCCGAGGAGCGCACCCCGACCAAGGAGGACTGGGCGCGCCTCTCGGAGGCCTGGCGGGCCGAGCTGGACGAGCGGCTGAAGCAGCTCAACCGGCTGCGCGACCACCTGACCGACTGCATCGGCTGCGGCTGCCTCTCCCTGGACACCTGCGTCCTGTCCAACCCGGACGACGTCTTCGGCGACCGCCTCACCGGCTCCCGGCTGCTCGGCGAACGCCGGGCCTCCTGA
- a CDS encoding TetR/AcrR family transcriptional regulator, which yields MTHDERTDTQAADEMPWGEVTPDAARRLLVAAVEAFAERGYHATTTRDIASRAGMSPAALYIHYKTKEELLLRISRIGHEKALEVLRSAADADGTAAERLAEAVRSFVRWHAGHHMTARVVQYELDSLGEEHRPEIVDLRRRSDATVREIIADGVASGEFDVPDVSGTTVAILSLCIDVARWFNEQGRRTPDEVGALYADLVLRMVGAAPR from the coding sequence ATGACGCACGACGAGCGGACCGACACCCAGGCCGCGGACGAGATGCCGTGGGGCGAGGTCACCCCGGACGCGGCGCGGCGACTCCTGGTCGCCGCCGTCGAGGCCTTCGCGGAGCGCGGCTACCACGCCACGACGACCCGCGACATCGCGAGCCGCGCCGGCATGAGCCCGGCCGCGCTCTACATCCACTACAAGACCAAGGAGGAGCTCCTCCTCCGCATCAGCCGCATCGGCCACGAGAAGGCGCTCGAGGTGCTGCGCTCCGCCGCCGACGCGGACGGCACCGCCGCCGAGCGGCTCGCCGAGGCGGTCCGCTCCTTCGTGCGCTGGCACGCGGGTCACCACATGACGGCCCGCGTCGTCCAGTACGAGCTGGACTCGCTCGGCGAGGAGCACCGGCCGGAGATCGTGGACCTGCGCCGGCGCAGCGACGCCACGGTGCGCGAGATCATCGCGGACGGCGTGGCCTCCGGCGAGTTCGACGTCCCGGACGTGTCCGGCACGACCGTCGCGATCCTCTCGCTCTGCATCGACGTGGCCCGCTGGTTCAACGAGCAGGGGCGGCGCACGCCCGACGAGGTCGGCGCGCTCTACGCCGACCTCGTGCTCAGGATGGTGGGGGCCGCCCCGCGGTAG